From the Hydrogenimonas thermophila genome, the window TCAATGCGATTTTCTGAAACTATAACAGTAGCATTTGTAAGTTTTCTAGCAATTAGCATTGCTTCATCACCACTGACCATAACATCAGTTTGAATACTTCCATTTTCACTAACAACTACTAGCCCACTGCTTTTTCTTCCATAACCGCGTAAAATAATGGCAGGTTTTTTAAATTTTTGTGCTAAAGCTATTGTCATAGGAGTTTTACCACTGCCGCCAACAAGGAGATTGCCTATGCTTATTATTGGTATATCAAAAGATTTTGGCTTGATTATTCGCCTGCGTATCCACATTATGCAAGCTAAAAGAAAAGAAAATGGTAGTAGTAGAATTCCTATCGACCAATGATACCACCTTGGTCGATAGAAAAGATTTTCAAAGAAGTTAACAATCTTTTGCATTAAATATGCTGTGCTGCTACCTCTTTAACCATACTACAGACATACTCTACATCACTGTCAGTCATATTATGATAGATAGGTAAAGAGAGTACCTGCTGATAAGTCTGAAGAGCTTGTTGGAAGTCATTTACACGTAAAGAATACTTGTTTTTATAGTAGTTCAATAGATGTAATGGAATATAGTGTAACCCTGTATGGATACCTCTTTCTCTTAAAGCACGGGCAAAACCATCTCTGTTACGATCGATACGTATAATGTAAAGTTGATAAATATGATCTCTTTTTTTAACTGGCAAAGTAATATGTTTTATACCATTTAACTCTTTGTCATATATTCCAGCAATCTGTTTTCTACGTGCTATCATTTTATCTACACGTTTATATTGTGCTAATGAATATGCGGCATCAAGAACGCTAATGTCATATTTGCATCCAATATCTATGACATCATACATATATTCTAAGTTACCATATCTATCCCATCCACTTGACTGAATAGCATGGTTTCTTAAAAGTACAGATCGTTCATAAAGAGTATCATCTTCACATAAAAGCATTCCTGCATTTGCTATTGAGTGTTTCATATGAGGTGAAAAACTAAAGCATGTTATATCTGCTCCAGTTGCACCAATAGGCTTACCATTATATGTTCCGCCAAGTGCATCGCTAGCATCTTCTACTATTTTGATATTAAAACGGCTTGCTATATCATATAAGCGATCTAAATCTGTAGGTTGACCACCAACATGGTTTATAATTGCACCTTTAAGTTTTTTAGATTTGTTTTCTTCAAGAACCTTTTCAAAAGCATCTAAATCTATATTGAAATCTTCACTATCTATGTCTACAAAAATAGGCTCTGCATCAAAATGTCTTACTACTTCTGGAACAGAAGGAAAAGAGTTTACTGAACAAATTATTTTGTCACCACGTTTTAAGTCCATCGCACACATTGCAAGATGAAGTGCCGATGTGCCACTGTTTGTAGATACAGCATAAGTTGCACCAGTCTTTTTTACAAACTCATTTTCAAGATCTTCAATTTTTGAAGAACCTTCAAGATCTAATACTTCATCAATCTGTTCTCTTTCAGAATTACTAATATCAGGTTTAAAAAAAGGAATTTCACGTGCCATAAAATGCTCCTGTGATAAAATGCTAAAGTACATAATACTGAAATAGATATTAATCAAAGCTTTTATATTTAATTAATATTGATAAGGCAGATAAATTATTTATGTTTTATAACAATGAAACATTTTATAGGTATTAAATATAGTAATCATAAGCAAATTAATGTACAATTTCTCAAAAAACTAGGAGACAATATTATGAATATTAAAGTTAAACCAATGGGTGTTTACCAGACAAACTGTTATATTGTTACTATAAATAATAAAGACTTTATTATAGATCCAGGAGTTGGAGCTACTGATTGGGTTTTGAAGCACGCAAAAAATCCAGTGGCGATTTTAAATACACATGGTCATTTTGATCATGTATGGAGTAATCAAGAGTTAAAAGATAAACTTAACATCCCAATATATTGCCCTGAAGGTGATGTTTTTATGCTTGAAAATGATCCTTTCAGCCAAGGTACACCTACTTCTCATGCTGATATAGCTGTTAAACCTGATGAAATTATAAATATTGAAAATATTTCAATCAAATTTTTACACTTTCCAGGACATACGCCAGGGTGTAGTGCCATCGAAATTGATGATTGCTGGTTTAGTGGAGACTTTCTTTTTAAAGGATCTATAGGCCGTGTAGATTTTCCATACTCCAATCCAACAGATATGAAAAAAAGTTTAAATAGAGCGATGAACTACAAAAAAAATGTTACGCTCTACCCTGGTCATGGTCCAAACAGTACACTCGACATTGAGAAAAGAAATATTACTTATTGGCTTACAATAATCTAAGAGAAGTTCTACTTCTCTTCATCTTTAATAAGTTTTAGTTTGAAAACATGTCTATCTAAAACAACAGCTAAAAAATTTCCCTCAAAAACTTTTATATCGTTAAATTTGCCAACCACATGAATACGTCTTTTTCTAGACTCATGATATCGTTCTCTTGCTTCAAATGTAACAGTATCTCCAACTTTTACAGGGCTTAAAAAACGGCATTCACTACTTACTAGAACAACATTTGGATCATTTACTGCTGCCATTGCTGCAAAATCTGCTGCTCCAAAAGTAAAACCGCCATGTACCAATCCCATTTGATCCACTGCCATTTCACGTGTGGTAAGCAACTCAACTTTTGCGTACCCTTCTGAAAGTTCAACAACATTACCACATAACTCTTTATTGATCCGTTGATGAGTATTTAATTCAACTTCATCATCCATTATGAGGTACTGCTCTTTTTCCTCTTGAGATGTCTCATTTTCAATTTCTTCAGCCATAATTATTCCTTATTATTTTTTATATGTTTTAATATAAACACGTTTTGGAGCAGGATACCCTTCAACTGTTTCATTTGGATTTTCAGGGTTAAGAAAATCACTTAAACTTTCACCTGTCATCCACTCTGTTTTGCGCTGTTCATCAGGTCTTGTTTGAACTATTTCAAGTACTTCAAAACGCTCAAATCCAGCTTTTTTGCACCAATTTTCCAATGCTGTAATTGTTGGTATAAAGTGAATATTTGAAATCTTTGAATATGTCGATTCAGGTACAAGACAGATTGGTTCATCACCATCTATCATAAATGTATCTAAAATTAACTCTCCACCTTTTTTTAAGCTCTGCTTTAGTGCTTTTAGTGCTACAATAGGATCACTTCTATGATAAAGCACACCTAAACAAAAAACTGTATCAAACATATCGGCAAAGCCAGGCATATGTTCAATACCAAGCATCTCAAATCTCAACTTATCACTTTTTACATAATGATTGATTAGATCAAATTGTGAACGAAAAAGAGGAGAAGGATCAACACCTATTACAAATTTAGGAGAAAACTCCAGCATACGGAACATATAGTAGCCATTATTACATCCAACATCAGCAATATTTTTACCTTCTAAGTCCAAATATGGTTTTAACAGATTAAACTTTTTAAAACTTTGCCATTCGCTATCTATTTTTATTCCAAAAAGGTCAAATGGTCCTTTTCTCCAAGGCATCATCATTTTTGCAATATTATATAGTTTGCTTCTATCTTCATCACTGACACTTGATGACTCTATAGTAATCCAATCATCAAACTTGCATTCAATGTTATCTATATCTGGAAGTTTATTTAACTCTTCTCTTATTGGTGCAATATTCTTCCAATTAAACCAAGACTGACGCTCTTTAATTATTTTATCTATATCCAAAGCAATCTCCACACTCTAATCTCTCATAAAGAGGATTATAGTTTAAATAAGATAAAATTTCGTAAATTTTGGAAACCATTCTTCGGAGAAATAGATGACTTTACAAAAAAGAGCTACTATAATTAGTTCATCGGTAGCAGTAACATTGGTAGTTATTAAACTAATTGTTGGAATCATTAGTGGTTCTGTAGCTGTTTTGGCATCTGCCATAGATTCAGGATTGGACTTAGCAGTATCCCTTTTTAATCTCTTTGCTGTCTCAAATGCAGAAAAACCTGCAGATGAAACATTTAACTATGGACGTGGCAAAATTGAAGCAATTGCTGCTGTTGTAGAGGGATTAGTCATTACACTTTCTGGATTTTTCATCTTTTATGAAGCAATTCAAAAGATGCTTCATCAAGAGCCAGTTACTCACCTTAGCGCTTCTATAGTTGTTATGGTTATATCTTTAGTTATGACTGGAGCGTTAGTTCTATTTCTAAACCATGTAGCAAATATAACACAAAATATGGTAATTAAGTCTGATGCACTTCACTATAAAACAGACCTTTTAAGTAATGGTTCCATCTTAGTATCTCTAGTTGTAATATACTTTACAGACTTTTATTTAATAGATGCAATTTTAGGTATTTTAATTGCAATATATATAGTTTACTCTGCATTTGAACTTATTCAAGATGGTATTCTTGTACTGTTAGATGCTTCACTTGATGAAGATATTGTTGAAAAGATAAAAGAGGTAATAGAAAATGAGCCTGGTGTCAATGACTATCACTGGTTAAGAACGCGTAAAGCAGGAAATGATTACTTTGTTGATGTGCATTTAGTCTTTACACCTGAAATGTCACTGCTTGAGGCTCATCGCATAGCTGACAATGTGGAAGCAAAAATAAAAACGATTAATCCAAAAGCAGACTGGCTAATTAATATTCACTTAGATCCTTACGATGATTCTGAAGTAAATGTTGAAGAGTCACAAAAATTTGCGAATATAGAAGCATAAGCTTCTATTCGCACTTATCAATTCCAAGTTTTTTTAAAAGAATTTCGAAAAAATTTCCTCCATCTTTATCGTAATCATCATTAAACTCAATATAAAAAGCATAAGGTTCTGCATTTAACTTTTCATTATTTTCAAAGACAATAGGTTTTTCACCTGTTTCAGCCATTGTCTCTTCTATAGCATTTAGAATCTCATCTTTTAATTCAGGATGTTCTTTAAATACAAGTTGTAAACCTTCATATCGCTCTTCTCTTCTGAAGTATGCTTTTATTTGTTCACATCTATTAATCATTAGATTCTCCTATTTTTTTTATCGTGCATAATTGACTGCACGAACTTCACGTATAACATTAACCTTTATTTCTCCTGGATATTGAACACCTTTTTCAATCTCATCTGAAATCTCTTTACTTAAGAGTATTGCTTCATCATCGTTTATTAGTGAAGCATCTACAATAACTCTTACTTCTCTTCCGGCATTGATTGCATATGCATGGTGGACACCAAGCTTAGATGTAGCAATATCTTCTATTGCTTTAACACGCTTTAGAAAACTTTCAAGCACTTCTCGTCTTGCACCCGGTCTTGCAGCAGATAGTGTATCTGCAGCACAAACAGCAGCTGCTTCGACTGTTTCAGGTTCTTCATGACCGTGATGAGCAAAGATAGCATTTATAACTACCGGATGCTCTTTGTAACGTCGGCACACTTCCGCACCCAAATCAACATGACTTCTTGCATATTCATGCGTTAATGCTTTTCCAATATCGTGCAAAATTCCTGCACGTTTTGCAAGTACATCATCGCCTCCCATCTCTGCAGCCATAATACCTGCAAGATGAGCAACTTCAAGTGAGTGTCCAAGTGCATTTTGTCCATAACTTGCACGATATCTAAGACGACCTATCAGCTTCATCAACTCAGGATGCATAGGCGATATTCCAAGATCAACAACAATCTGTTCACCCTCTTCTAAAACTTTCTGCTCAAACTCTTCAACAACCTTTTCATATATCTCTTCAATACGAGCAGGTTGAATACGACCATCTTCTATGAGCAACTCAATAGTTTTAGTTGCAATGGCACGACGATAGAGGTTAAAACTGCTTAAAATAATTGCACCTGGAGTATCATCGATAATAATATCAACCCCAAGCAGCATTTCAAGCGTCTTGATGTTTCTGCCCTCTTTTCCTATGATTCGCCCTTTTAGCTCATCATCTGGAAGATGTACAACATTTATAAGACGCTCTGCAGCAAACTCACCTGCATAACGTGTTGTAGCTTGAGCAAGAATATAGTTGGCTCTACGTTTTGCTTCGGCTTTAGCTTCAGTTTCATATTTACGTACAATATGAGCTATCTCACCTCTTGCTTCCTCTTCAGCATGTTTGAGTACGAGTTCTTTTGCTTCTGACTCTGTTAAGCCTGAAGCACGCTCAAGAATTTTCATTGCCTCTTTACGCTTTAACTCATACTCATCTTTCAATGCCTCGAGTTGCTGTTGTAAAGCTTGAACTTTTGCTTTTTCAGCTTTTATAGCTTCACGCTCTTCTGAAATTTGTCCAAGTTCTTCATCTATTTTTTGTGAAAGCTGATCTTCACGCTTTTCAAGTTTTGCAAGCCTTGAGTTATATTCAGCATTTAAACGAGAGAGCTCCTCTTCATACTTTTGCTTTACTTCAAGCTCTGCTTCTGTAACACGAAGCTTTGCATTTTGCAAAACAACTTCTGCTTCGTGTTCAATCGCTTTTGCTTTTGCTTTTGCTTGTTCTATATAAATATCATACTTTGAAGCATCAATTTTTTTAGTTATTAAAAATGCTGCAACGCCGCTTACTGTGGCTGCTGCACCTCCTATAATTAACTCTGTTAACATTATGTTTCCCTCGGAAAATAGTAT encodes:
- a CDS encoding DegT/DnrJ/EryC1/StrS family aminotransferase, with amino-acid sequence MAREIPFFKPDISNSEREQIDEVLDLEGSSKIEDLENEFVKKTGATYAVSTNSGTSALHLAMCAMDLKRGDKIICSVNSFPSVPEVVRHFDAEPIFVDIDSEDFNIDLDAFEKVLEENKSKKLKGAIINHVGGQPTDLDRLYDIASRFNIKIVEDASDALGGTYNGKPIGATGADITCFSFSPHMKHSIANAGMLLCEDDTLYERSVLLRNHAIQSSGWDRYGNLEYMYDVIDIGCKYDISVLDAAYSLAQYKRVDKMIARRKQIAGIYDKELNGIKHITLPVKKRDHIYQLYIIRIDRNRDGFARALRERGIHTGLHYIPLHLLNYYKNKYSLRVNDFQQALQTYQQVLSLPIYHNMTDSDVEYVCSMVKEVAAQHI
- a CDS encoding MBL fold metallo-hydrolase; this translates as MNIKVKPMGVYQTNCYIVTINNKDFIIDPGVGATDWVLKHAKNPVAILNTHGHFDHVWSNQELKDKLNIPIYCPEGDVFMLENDPFSQGTPTSHADIAVKPDEIINIENISIKFLHFPGHTPGCSAIEIDDCWFSGDFLFKGSIGRVDFPYSNPTDMKKSLNRAMNYKKNVTLYPGHGPNSTLDIEKRNITYWLTII
- a CDS encoding PaaI family thioesterase; the protein is MAEEIENETSQEEKEQYLIMDDEVELNTHQRINKELCGNVVELSEGYAKVELLTTREMAVDQMGLVHGGFTFGAADFAAMAAVNDPNVVLVSSECRFLSPVKVGDTVTFEARERYHESRKRRIHVVGKFNDIKVFEGNFLAVVLDRHVFKLKLIKDEEK
- the cmoB gene encoding tRNA 5-methoxyuridine(34)/uridine 5-oxyacetic acid(34) synthase CmoB, with translation MEIALDIDKIIKERQSWFNWKNIAPIREELNKLPDIDNIECKFDDWITIESSSVSDEDRSKLYNIAKMMMPWRKGPFDLFGIKIDSEWQSFKKFNLLKPYLDLEGKNIADVGCNNGYYMFRMLEFSPKFVIGVDPSPLFRSQFDLINHYVKSDKLRFEMLGIEHMPGFADMFDTVFCLGVLYHRSDPIVALKALKQSLKKGGELILDTFMIDGDEPICLVPESTYSKISNIHFIPTITALENWCKKAGFERFEVLEIVQTRPDEQRKTEWMTGESLSDFLNPENPNETVEGYPAPKRVYIKTYKK
- a CDS encoding cation diffusion facilitator family transporter — translated: MTLQKRATIISSSVAVTLVVIKLIVGIISGSVAVLASAIDSGLDLAVSLFNLFAVSNAEKPADETFNYGRGKIEAIAAVVEGLVITLSGFFIFYEAIQKMLHQEPVTHLSASIVVMVISLVMTGALVLFLNHVANITQNMVIKSDALHYKTDLLSNGSILVSLVVIYFTDFYLIDAILGILIAIYIVYSAFELIQDGILVLLDASLDEDIVEKIKEVIENEPGVNDYHWLRTRKAGNDYFVDVHLVFTPEMSLLEAHRIADNVEAKIKTINPKADWLINIHLDPYDDSEVNVEESQKFANIEA
- the rny gene encoding ribonuclease Y → MLTELIIGGAAATVSGVAAFLITKKIDASKYDIYIEQAKAKAKAIEHEAEVVLQNAKLRVTEAELEVKQKYEEELSRLNAEYNSRLAKLEKREDQLSQKIDEELGQISEEREAIKAEKAKVQALQQQLEALKDEYELKRKEAMKILERASGLTESEAKELVLKHAEEEARGEIAHIVRKYETEAKAEAKRRANYILAQATTRYAGEFAAERLINVVHLPDDELKGRIIGKEGRNIKTLEMLLGVDIIIDDTPGAIILSSFNLYRRAIATKTIELLIEDGRIQPARIEEIYEKVVEEFEQKVLEEGEQIVVDLGISPMHPELMKLIGRLRYRASYGQNALGHSLEVAHLAGIMAAEMGGDDVLAKRAGILHDIGKALTHEYARSHVDLGAEVCRRYKEHPVVINAIFAHHGHEEPETVEAAAVCAADTLSAARPGARREVLESFLKRVKAIEDIATSKLGVHHAYAINAGREVRVIVDASLINDDEAILLSKEISDEIEKGVQYPGEIKVNVIREVRAVNYAR